CTGCCGCACCGCCCGTCGTACGTGCTCACCGACGGGTTCCCGGTCGACGGCCTCGAGGTCCCGGGGCTGGCGATGTGGAAGGGCGACCGCGTCGCCGCCTGCATCTCGGCGGCCTCGGTGATCGCCAAGGTGACCCGCGACCGGCTGATGTGCGAGCTGCACGAGCGCTATCCGGCGTACGACTTCGCGACGCACAAGGGCTACATCACCGACGAGCACGCCGCCGCGCTCGCCGAGCACGGCCCGAGCGAGGTCCACCGGATGCGCTTCGTCAACGTGCGGCGCGCCGCCGGGATCGTCGACCCACCACCGCTCAGTCTTGAACCCCACCTGGAGCCGCCCGACCGGGCCGGCTCCCCCCACCCCGTGCAGGAGGCCGTGCGATGAGCGCCGAGGATCTCGAGAAGTACGAGACCGAGATGGAGCTCAACCTCTACCGCGAGTACCGCGACGTCGTGGGCATCTTCAAGTACGTCGTGGAGACCGACCGCCGCTTCTACCTGTGCAACCAGGTCGACGTGAAGGCCCGCACCGAGGCCGGCGACGTGTTCTTCGAGGTGACGATGACCGACGCGTGGGTCTGGGACATGTACCGCCCCGCCCGCCGGCTCGCCAAGAACGTCAAGGTGCTGACCTTCAAGGACGTCAACGTCGAGGAGCTCAGCCACTCCGAGATCGAGCCCCCCAAGGTCTGAGGGTCGGCCCCCGGTCTCAGCCGATCAGGCGCCACACCGCGCGGCCCGAGGCGTCGTACGCCGTGACGGGGGCGCGCTGGTCGTTGGGCAGCCAGCTCGGGTCGAAGGTGAAGACCTTCATCGCGCTCATGCTGTTGCACTGCGAGCGGTTGCCGTTGCAGGTGAGGCCGTTGTCCGAGGTCGCGTTGGGCGACTGGCGCGTCGAGGTGCCCGTCTCGTCGGTGATGAAGGCCGGCACGAAGCGCTTGATCGGCTGGAAGTTCTTCGAGCTCAGGAACGGCAGGAAGGGGAACTTCAGGTCGGCGCTGTCGAAGGCCACGCTCACCGTGACGTCGTCGCCCTCGGCGACCGGCGTGGTGGCCGTGGAGTAGTCGCGGGTGACCACGACGTTGCCCGTCTGGACCGGGGCGATGCGCTGGGTGACGTCGCTGCGGAAGTCGGTGCAGGCCAGCGGCAGGCCCACGGCGGCGAAGCGGGCGGCGTCGCGGGCGGCGGCGGCGCCCACCTGGGAGGAGCGGAAGTAGAAGCCGTACTGCACGATCCCGAAGACGATCACCAGCAGCACCGGCAGCACGAGCGCGAACTCGACGGCGGCAGCGCCGTCCTCAGCGCGGCGGTGGTTGAGCAGTCTCACAGCAGTAGTGCAAAGCCTGAGGTCTCCCGATGGTGACGAATCCGCCTGAACGGTAGTAGTACGAATGCATCGGTATGGACCAGAAAGCATAAATCATCACGTAATACGTGTATGTCCCTACAATCGCCGTGCTGGCCAGGAGGCCGGGAGTCCACAGCGAGGCGGCACGATGGTCAGGTCCAGGAGCGACGACGGCGCGTCCGCGGTGGAGTTCGCCCTGGTGATGGTGCCGCTGCTGACGCTCTTCTTCGGCATCCTGCAGTACGGCCTCTACTTCTGGACGATGCAGGGCGGTGTCGACGCCGCCCGGCGCGCGGCCCGGACGGCAGCCGTCGGGACCACCGCCGGCTGCACCGACTTCCGACGCCAGGTCGCCGGCTCGCTGGGCGCCATCTCCTCGGACGCGACCAAGGTCAAGGTCGCCCGCACCTACACGACGCAGGCCGGGAGCACGACCGTCGCCCCGGGCGACAAGGTCGAGGTGACGGTCCAGCTGGCGGCGTACGACCTCAACCTGCCGTTCGTGCCCTTCCTCCGTGGGGGCCTGATCTCCTCCACGGCCAGCGCCCGCGTCGACTACCTTCCCGCCGCTCCCGAGAGGTCGTGCACCCTCGCGGCTCCGTGACGAGCGGGCTGCCCAGGTGCAGCTGGTGCCCGCGCGCTCGTGATCGAGGTGCGACTCGATCCCTACCTGGAGAGGCTGGTCTCCCCAGGAAGGACGGCGTACGTCGCGTCGACCGGGTTCGCGACCTCGACGCAGGACTTGTTGCCGTTGGCCTTGATCACCCCGTCGACGATGATGGGACCACCGCTGAACCCGAAGCACGAGTTGCCGTTGAAGTCGAGCTTCGATCGCGGTGCGTACAACGCGCCGGTGATGTTGGTGCCGCCGTTGCCCTGCAGACCGACGTCCCGGGTGTTCGACCGGTCGTACAGCAGTGCCACGCCCTGCAGCGGGCCGGAGGTCGGCGCGGAGAACGCGACCTCTCCGTTCTTTGCATCGAGGTAGCCACCCAGCTCCCCGGGGGAGTTGCAGGGGCGCGGAGTCGAGCCGGTGCTGCAGGTGAAGTAGAGCGTCACGCCGGTTCCGGCCAGGACGGATTTGTTGCTCTCGGTCCAGGCCCCCCGGACGACGTAGAGCCCGGGCTGGAGCGTGCATGTCGACTTGGGAAAGGCGAAGTCGCCGTAGATCCCAGGGCCACCGGCCGTGCCCGTCGAGCACGGGTTGGTCCTGGCGGTGAGTCCCGTGGTGCTGGGCGGAAGGTCCGTGCGGGCGGCCCAGGGGTCGGTGAAGGACCTGATCGTGGTGGCGGCTGGGGTGTAGGTGCCGCCGGAGGCCGTCCCTGCGACCCCGATCGCCCCTCCGATGGCCTTCAGGTTGCCGTTGGGGCCCATGGTGACGTCACCGTTGACGGCGATGCTCCCCCCGCTGACGGTGTAGTCGGCATTGCCCGAGTCCACGGGGCCGAGGAAGCACATTGCGCACTTGAGGGTCTGACCGATCGCGATCGACGCCTCCGCCGCCGCGTTCACGCCGAGCGTCCTGACTCCCGCGCCGGCTCCTATCGCTGTCTTGGTCTCCCGGACGGGGATCAGGACCCGCACCTTGGTCGGTGCGGTCGAGCTGTCGAAGGAGACACATCCGGTGGTCGCCGTGACGACGGCGAGCTTGGCCGGGTCGGTGCACGCGGTCCAGGTGCCAGGGGCCACCCCGGTGTTCTTCTGGGCGTAGCTGATGGCGACGGCGACGGCGGCACTGAGGTCGGGGGTCGAGGCGTTGCTCGTGCTGATGGTGAGCGCCGCGGCCAGGGCGGAGGCGTCGGCCGCGTTCTGCGAGTCCTGACGCACGTCGCGGGTGAAGCCGAACTGCACCACCAGGGCGGCCATGAGGAACAGCGTGCTGAACAGGATGCCCGCCAGCACTGCGACAGCACCCTCCTCGTCACGCGCTCGGTTTCTGCTCAGCACCAGCTCCACGACCCTCCGGTCGGATCGCTCGGGGGCGTGG
This genomic interval from Nocardioides scoriae contains the following:
- a CDS encoding ribonuclease HII — encoded protein: MTGLPRGTTVRRDAGLYGYERALRRAGLAPVAGVDEAGRGACAGPLVAAAAILPEGRSGIVPGLADSKLLTARARERCYDQVVRRALAWSVVVVEPGECDRLGMHVANVEALRRALARLPHRPSYVLTDGFPVDGLEVPGLAMWKGDRVAACISAASVIAKVTRDRLMCELHERYPAYDFATHKGYITDEHAAALAEHGPSEVHRMRFVNVRRAAGIVDPPPLSLEPHLEPPDRAGSPHPVQEAVR
- a CDS encoding DUF2469 domain-containing protein, yielding MSAEDLEKYETEMELNLYREYRDVVGIFKYVVETDRRFYLCNQVDVKARTEAGDVFFEVTMTDAWVWDMYRPARRLAKNVKVLTFKDVNVEELSHSEIEPPKV
- a CDS encoding TadE/TadG family type IV pilus assembly protein, which gives rise to MRLLNHRRAEDGAAAVEFALVLPVLLVIVFGIVQYGFYFRSSQVGAAAARDAARFAAVGLPLACTDFRSDVTQRIAPVQTGNVVVTRDYSTATTPVAEGDDVTVSVAFDSADLKFPFLPFLSSKNFQPIKRFVPAFITDETGTSTRQSPNATSDNGLTCNGNRSQCNSMSAMKVFTFDPSWLPNDQRAPVTAYDASGRAVWRLIG
- a CDS encoding TadE family protein, which gives rise to MVRSRSDDGASAVEFALVMVPLLTLFFGILQYGLYFWTMQGGVDAARRAARTAAVGTTAGCTDFRRQVAGSLGAISSDATKVKVARTYTTQAGSTTVAPGDKVEVTVQLAAYDLNLPFVPFLRGGLISSTASARVDYLPAAPERSCTLAAP
- a CDS encoding pilus assembly protein TadG-related protein, with the translated sequence MELVLSRNRARDEEGAVAVLAGILFSTLFLMAALVVQFGFTRDVRQDSQNAADASALAAALTISTSNASTPDLSAAVAVAISYAQKNTGVAPGTWTACTDPAKLAVVTATTGCVSFDSSTAPTKVRVLIPVRETKTAIGAGAGVRTLGVNAAAEASIAIGQTLKCAMCFLGPVDSGNADYTVSGGSIAVNGDVTMGPNGNLKAIGGAIGVAGTASGGTYTPAATTIRSFTDPWAARTDLPPSTTGLTARTNPCSTGTAGGPGIYGDFAFPKSTCTLQPGLYVVRGAWTESNKSVLAGTGVTLYFTCSTGSTPRPCNSPGELGGYLDAKNGEVAFSAPTSGPLQGVALLYDRSNTRDVGLQGNGGTNITGALYAPRSKLDFNGNSCFGFSGGPIIVDGVIKANGNKSCVEVANPVDATYAVLPGETSLSR